From Enterococcus mediterraneensis, the proteins below share one genomic window:
- the sapS gene encoding two-component system sensor histidine kinase SapS produces the protein MTITKYMKDQWLIFVGWGCFVLITAFVMWLSPNLQIDWGNIAYLVLLEGVMLFFFMAGHYFYKKRWWEKLNSDEAEGTMQNYMTGARNEEEKIQQDYINQLIREHQGAMQQVVVSQQEQKDYVDSWVHEIKVPLAASQLLLRSIEFDISDDKYSQLETELKKIDEYVEQVLYVARLDSFAKDYLIHETSLKETIQPIIRNQASVFIQKKIQFSIEGEDQIVLTDAKWLSFIFRQLVSNALKYTPENGQIVVQISKKQQGVALQLIDTGIGIPEEDLRRIFDKGFTGSNGRYSETHSTGLGLYLAKNLAEQLGVELTADSAVGKGTTMTLYFPTLSFFQENL, from the coding sequence ATGACAATAACGAAATACATGAAAGACCAGTGGCTGATCTTTGTTGGTTGGGGATGTTTTGTCCTGATAACGGCATTTGTCATGTGGTTATCACCGAATCTGCAGATCGATTGGGGGAATATCGCTTATTTGGTTTTGCTGGAAGGTGTAATGCTGTTCTTTTTTATGGCGGGTCATTATTTTTATAAAAAGCGCTGGTGGGAAAAATTAAACAGCGATGAAGCAGAAGGCACGATGCAAAACTATATGACTGGTGCTCGGAATGAAGAAGAAAAAATACAGCAGGATTATATCAATCAGCTGATCCGCGAACACCAAGGCGCTATGCAGCAAGTAGTGGTCAGTCAGCAGGAACAAAAAGACTATGTAGATTCATGGGTCCATGAGATCAAAGTTCCTTTAGCCGCGTCGCAATTGTTGCTGAGATCTATTGAATTTGATATCTCTGACGATAAATACAGCCAACTAGAAACAGAACTTAAAAAAATCGACGAATATGTGGAACAGGTATTGTATGTTGCCCGTTTGGATAGTTTTGCAAAGGATTATTTGATTCATGAGACATCATTGAAAGAGACCATCCAGCCAATCATCCGTAACCAAGCCAGTGTTTTTATTCAGAAAAAAATCCAATTCTCGATTGAAGGGGAAGATCAGATCGTTTTGACTGATGCCAAATGGCTGAGTTTTATCTTCCGACAATTAGTATCGAACGCGTTGAAATATACGCCGGAAAATGGTCAGATCGTCGTTCAGATCTCAAAAAAACAGCAGGGTGTGGCTCTTCAGCTGATTGATACGGGGATCGGTATCCCGGAAGAAGATCTGCGCCGGATCTTTGACAAAGGGTTTACCGGCAGTAATGGTCGGTACAGCGAGACTCATTCCACGGGTCTTGGATTGTATCTGGCGAAGAATTTAGCGGAACAATTAGGAGTGGAATTGACTGCTGATTCTGCTGTTGGCAAAGGGACGACGATGACTTTGTATTTCCCGACACTTTCCTTTTTTCAAGAA
- the sapR gene encoding two-component system response regulator SapR produces the protein MAKIMIVEDESVIRQLIMEELKKWQFEVFGTTDFEKVYSDFEEQAPQLILLDINLPVFDGYYWCQKIREVSKVPIIFISSRSTNMDMIMAMNMGADDFVTKPFEIDVLIAKINALLRRSYNYAASDNETVKHNGLVLNIDNSTVTVNGTVIDLSKNEYRLLYILMKNHGKILSRDKLLRALWEDERFVDDNTLTVNINRLRRKIQQAGVEDYIETKVGQGYIVP, from the coding sequence ATGGCAAAAATCATGATCGTAGAAGACGAAAGTGTGATTCGTCAGCTCATTATGGAAGAGTTGAAAAAATGGCAATTTGAGGTATTCGGGACAACCGATTTTGAAAAAGTGTACAGTGATTTTGAAGAGCAGGCGCCCCAACTGATACTTTTGGATATCAATCTGCCAGTATTTGATGGTTATTATTGGTGTCAAAAGATCCGGGAAGTATCAAAAGTACCGATCATTTTTATTTCCAGTCGCAGTACCAATATGGACATGATCATGGCGATGAATATGGGCGCAGACGATTTTGTCACAAAGCCTTTTGAGATCGATGTTCTGATTGCAAAGATCAATGCACTGCTGCGCCGATCCTATAATTATGCCGCAAGCGACAATGAGACAGTAAAGCATAACGGATTGGTGCTGAATATCGATAACAGCACCGTCACAGTCAACGGTACAGTAATCGACCTCAGTAAAAACGAGTATCGCTTGCTGTACATCCTCATGAAAAACCATGGCAAGATCTTATCACGGGACAAATTGCTGCGAGCGTTGTGGGAAGATGAACGTTTTGTAGATGACAATACGCTGACTGTCAATATCAATCGTCTGCGCCGCAAGATCCAACAGGCCGGCGTTGAAGACTATATCGAGACCAAAGTCGGTCAGGGCTACATCGTTCCCTAA
- a CDS encoding phosphomannomutase/phosphoglucomutase — MELEKNELLSLKNGSDIRGVAIAVEDFPANLTPEAVTLIANGLVSWLRKEEALYQEGKLTIGVGQDSRISGDSLKKALIQQLTAQGVQVIDFQLATTPAMFMSTQYPEFNCDAAVMLTASHLPYYYNGLKIFTKQGGAEKEDIQFILEHLQKNENGHQGTVTTADLISVYIDDLVKKISDSTNSRQPLAGCKIVVDAGNGAGGFFVDVLQRLGADTTGSQFLEPDGRFPNHIPNPDNDEAMASIKKAVLDNQADLGVIFDTDVDRAAVVTASGSTLNRNNLIAVLSKIVLSEHPGTSIVTNSPTSDHLRTFIEALGGKQVRYISGYRNVINKAIELNKEGIDCQLAIETSGHAAFKENYFLDDGAYVIAKILMLLPSLKKNQQTLDSFLQELKQPAETVEVRFPLRKDDYRQLGEEVIQKLADYQVTGWKIDPENHEGVRIRLEEPFGSGWFLLRMSLHEPLLVLQVENDVQGIIPKVLQELNVFLEEFPEVDQTKLLSKI; from the coding sequence ATGGAACTAGAAAAAAATGAATTATTGTCTTTGAAAAACGGCTCTGACATACGAGGTGTCGCGATTGCTGTAGAAGATTTTCCGGCAAATCTGACTCCTGAAGCTGTTACACTGATTGCTAACGGATTAGTCAGTTGGCTGAGAAAAGAGGAAGCTCTTTATCAAGAAGGAAAATTAACGATCGGTGTGGGACAAGACAGCCGAATCAGCGGAGATTCTCTGAAAAAGGCATTGATCCAACAGCTAACCGCACAAGGCGTTCAAGTGATAGATTTTCAATTGGCAACGACACCGGCGATGTTTATGAGTACTCAATATCCAGAATTCAACTGTGACGCCGCTGTGATGCTGACAGCTAGTCATTTGCCTTATTACTATAATGGTCTGAAAATTTTTACCAAGCAAGGCGGAGCGGAGAAAGAAGATATCCAGTTTATTTTGGAACATCTTCAAAAAAATGAGAATGGCCATCAAGGAACTGTCACAACAGCCGACCTCATTAGCGTGTATATTGATGATCTGGTAAAAAAAATCAGCGACAGTACAAACAGCCGACAACCATTAGCGGGATGTAAGATCGTTGTGGATGCGGGAAACGGCGCCGGCGGTTTTTTTGTGGATGTACTGCAGCGCTTGGGCGCGGACACGACGGGTTCACAATTTTTAGAACCTGACGGCAGATTTCCCAACCATATTCCCAATCCAGATAACGATGAGGCGATGGCAAGTATCAAGAAGGCTGTTTTGGATAACCAGGCGGACCTTGGTGTGATCTTTGATACTGATGTGGATCGTGCGGCAGTAGTAACCGCTAGCGGCAGTACGCTGAATCGTAATAATTTGATTGCTGTTTTGAGTAAGATCGTTTTGTCGGAACATCCCGGCACCAGTATCGTCACCAATTCACCGACATCTGACCATCTGCGGACGTTTATCGAAGCCCTAGGAGGCAAGCAGGTTCGTTACATCTCCGGCTATCGAAACGTCATTAATAAAGCCATCGAATTGAACAAAGAAGGGATCGACTGTCAATTAGCTATCGAAACCAGTGGACACGCTGCCTTTAAAGAAAATTACTTTTTGGATGATGGCGCGTATGTTATCGCAAAAATATTGATGCTTTTACCAAGTCTCAAAAAAAATCAGCAAACATTGGATTCGTTTCTTCAAGAACTGAAACAACCAGCTGAGACGGTCGAAGTCCGCTTTCCATTGAGAAAAGACGATTATCGCCAACTGGGAGAAGAAGTCATCCAAAAATTGGCTGACTATCAAGTGACCGGCTGGAAGATCGATCCAGAAAACCATGAAGGAGTCAGAATCCGTTTAGAAGAGCCATTTGGTTCCGGGTGGTTCTTGCTGCGAATGAGCCTTCACGAACCTCTGCTGGTGCTGCAGGTAGAAAATGATGTCCAAGGTATCATTCCTAAAGTACTACAGGAATTGAACGTTTTCTTGGAGGAATTTCCGGAAGTGGATCAAACGAAACTGCTTTCAAAAATCTGA